The following are encoded in a window of Arthrobacter antioxidans genomic DNA:
- a CDS encoding chloride channel protein translates to MALTIMASAGSFAAISTLLGSPVLGAFLIMEAAGIGGMTLSLVALPGLLASGVGALVFVGLDGWTGLGSFSLALPVVPPAEPPTLATLGWAVIMGIVGALLGWLIRRAALSLRPVVHRNRVLVTTALGLLIGLTAMAYQVISGRTFTQVLFSGQEALPELVGNAADYSLPVLVLLIVCKTLVYGLSLSAFRGGPVFPSMFIGAALGIAASGLPGMDLAAGIGMGMGAMCAAMLRLPLTSTLLATLLLGADGVAVTPQVVVAVAVAFVIINVLPDPGPKEAGTPHDRGSVRPPARSGTGHAPGSSRAARSTVHDRRIAWLFIIGSSLFALGAVPPYAEAVGSHWCGLTFFIGSLFFTCAAYLQYREAVDALPAGGTTAGRSFWARAPRDLIWLAAAIQLAGTLWFNWSTANALVADLSTALTEQRVWRPDALGSVAFLVSSGVALRYARRSAAAGRLRPRTWTWTINLINAAGSVAFGISAVAAFVVPSSGDVWNAGLSSLGTFVGALCFLTGAILMLSPEPTGAPVPADQGIHP, encoded by the coding sequence ATGGCCCTGACGATCATGGCATCGGCCGGCAGCTTCGCAGCGATCAGTACCCTGCTCGGCTCTCCTGTGCTCGGCGCGTTCCTGATCATGGAGGCCGCGGGGATCGGGGGGATGACACTGAGCCTGGTGGCCCTGCCCGGGCTGCTCGCCTCCGGCGTCGGGGCGCTGGTGTTCGTCGGTCTGGACGGCTGGACCGGGCTGGGCAGCTTCTCGCTGGCGCTGCCCGTGGTGCCGCCCGCGGAACCGCCGACTCTGGCGACGCTGGGCTGGGCGGTGATCATGGGCATCGTCGGCGCCCTGCTGGGATGGCTGATCCGCCGGGCCGCGCTGTCGCTCCGCCCGGTCGTGCATCGGAACCGGGTCCTGGTGACCACCGCGCTGGGCCTGCTGATCGGCCTGACCGCGATGGCGTACCAGGTGATCTCAGGTCGCACCTTCACGCAGGTGCTGTTCTCGGGGCAGGAGGCACTCCCGGAGCTGGTCGGAAACGCCGCGGACTACTCGCTTCCTGTGCTGGTCCTGCTGATCGTCTGCAAGACCCTGGTCTACGGGCTCTCGCTGAGCGCCTTTCGTGGTGGTCCGGTGTTCCCTTCGATGTTCATCGGCGCGGCGCTCGGTATCGCTGCGAGCGGGCTGCCGGGAATGGATCTCGCGGCAGGGATCGGCATGGGCATGGGCGCCATGTGCGCAGCCATGCTGCGGCTGCCGTTGACGTCGACGCTGCTGGCCACGCTGCTGCTGGGCGCCGACGGGGTGGCCGTGACACCCCAGGTGGTCGTGGCTGTGGCGGTGGCCTTCGTGATCATCAATGTTCTCCCGGACCCTGGTCCGAAGGAGGCCGGGACACCGCACGATCGCGGGAGTGTCAGGCCACCGGCCCGGTCGGGCACCGGCCATGCACCTGGGAGCTCGAGGGCGGCCCGATCGACCGTCCACGACCGGCGGATCGCCTGGCTGTTCATCATCGGCTCGAGTCTGTTCGCCCTGGGTGCGGTGCCGCCGTACGCGGAGGCTGTGGGGTCGCACTGGTGTGGACTCACCTTCTTCATCGGTTCGCTGTTCTTCACCTGCGCGGCGTACCTGCAGTACCGCGAAGCCGTCGACGCGCTCCCGGCTGGGGGCACCACGGCGGGCCGTTCGTTCTGGGCCCGGGCGCCACGGGATCTCATCTGGCTCGCGGCGGCGATCCAACTCGCCGGCACCCTATGGTTCAACTGGAGTACGGCGAACGCTCTGGTGGCCGATCTCAGTACGGCGTTGACCGAGCAGCGGGTGTGGCGACCCGACGCCCTGGGTTCCGTGGCATTCCTCGTTTCAAGCGGTGTGGCGTTGAGATATGCCCGTCGCAGTGCCGCTGCGGGCAGGCTCAGGCCGCGGACGTGGACGTGGACGATCAACCTGATCAACGCGGCCGGCTCTGTCGCCTTCGGCATCTCGGCAGTCGCGGCCTTCGTCGTCCCGTCCAGCGGCGACGTCTGGAACGCCGGGCTGTCCAGTCTCGGCACATTCGTGGGAGCACTGTGCTTCCTCACCGGCGCGATCCTGATGCTGAGTCCGGAACCCACCGGCGCCCCGGTTCCTGCGGACCAGGGAATCCATCCGTAA
- a CDS encoding ATP-binding protein has translation MTTWRIRDFHSADLDGILHLWETLKASNVDPVYALSEVLASCEKDHAVVAVQGDQVVGAAVGRAAHDQGWIVFLATLPDYRGRGIGTSLLTAVENSMSPHGLNKLSALMPESETRVEAFLSRGFALKKNLRYFERTIPVQRQELGALGQLGGRILARDQWEKVAGMRKEKELLERRLVLPLAEADLADEFGVVPPRAVVLFGPPGTGKTTFAKAIASRLEWPFVEVFPSRLAANPQGLAGALRETFLEIAELEHAVVFIDEVEEIASHRSGEPPSPLQGVTNELLKIIPAFREQPGRLLVCATNFIRALDTAFLRHGRFDYVIPIGLPDRQAREAMWQRFIPAPVADAVDVALLVERTRGFSPADIEYAARSASQRALEKAVYDDGGSASGGVASVRAAGRKGPTTQDYLDAIGETRTTVSDEVYQDFLADIDTLGRV, from the coding sequence ATGACTACCTGGCGGATCAGGGATTTCCACTCGGCGGACCTGGACGGAATCCTGCACCTGTGGGAGACCCTCAAGGCGAGCAACGTCGACCCGGTGTATGCCCTCTCCGAGGTGCTCGCGTCCTGCGAGAAGGATCACGCCGTGGTGGCGGTGCAGGGCGACCAGGTTGTCGGCGCGGCCGTCGGACGTGCCGCACACGACCAGGGCTGGATAGTCTTCCTGGCCACTCTTCCCGACTATCGTGGCCGCGGTATCGGCACCTCGCTGCTGACGGCCGTCGAGAACAGCATGTCACCGCACGGGCTGAACAAGCTCTCGGCGTTGATGCCGGAATCGGAGACGAGGGTCGAAGCGTTCCTGAGCCGTGGTTTCGCGTTGAAGAAGAACCTGCGGTACTTCGAGCGCACCATCCCTGTCCAGCGACAGGAGCTCGGCGCACTGGGCCAACTCGGTGGCCGCATCCTTGCTCGCGACCAGTGGGAGAAGGTGGCGGGGATGCGCAAGGAGAAAGAGCTACTGGAACGCCGCCTCGTGCTTCCACTCGCCGAGGCAGATCTGGCCGATGAATTCGGTGTCGTACCGCCGCGGGCCGTCGTCCTCTTCGGCCCACCGGGCACCGGCAAGACCACCTTCGCCAAGGCCATCGCCTCCCGACTGGAGTGGCCCTTCGTGGAGGTGTTCCCCTCCCGCCTGGCGGCCAATCCCCAGGGACTGGCCGGGGCCCTCCGCGAGACCTTCCTGGAGATCGCCGAACTGGAACACGCCGTGGTCTTCATCGACGAGGTCGAGGAGATCGCCTCGCACCGCTCCGGCGAGCCGCCGTCACCCCTGCAGGGTGTCACGAACGAACTCCTCAAGATCATCCCGGCCTTCCGCGAACAGCCCGGGAGGCTGCTGGTGTGCGCCACCAATTTCATCCGGGCCCTGGACACGGCGTTCCTGCGGCACGGGCGGTTCGACTACGTCATCCCCATCGGCCTGCCGGACCGTCAGGCCCGCGAGGCGATGTGGCAGCGCTTCATCCCCGCACCCGTGGCGGACGCCGTGGACGTGGCGCTGCTGGTGGAACGCACCCGGGGGTTCTCCCCCGCGGACATCGAGTACGCCGCCCGCAGCGCCTCGCAGCGCGCCCTGGAAAAAGCCGTGTACGACGACGGCGGATCGGCTTCCGGAGGCGTGGCGTCCGTCCGCGCGGCGGGGCGGAAGGGCCCGACCACGCAGGACTATCTGGACGCCATCGGGGAGACCCGGACCACCGTCAGCGACGAGGTCTACCAGGACTTCCTGGCGGACATCGACACCCTCGGTCGCGTCTAG